Proteins encoded in a region of the Fibrobacter sp. UWB15 genome:
- a CDS encoding TIGR02147 family protein: protein MCIALEHLFDYDDFRKFLQDYFEEQKKMRAVFSHRFFAAKAGFSSSSYCLNVIRGRFNLTPKSIDKIAKAMDFEPLQKAYFEALVQYNQAQQVNERENAWEQIVQIRKQIEFTHVTTREQAYFSKWYYPVVREMAVNADWHDDYMVLARMLTPQITTEEARDAVKKLLEWNLIKKVGDHYEETSQMLDAAEIPPISLRQIRREYIQHAIGAVESMPKNERFAAFTTLAMSESSYNYAVEVLEDARKKIIAKAANDPNVERVYEMMLVAFPMSKKIEKEAK from the coding sequence ATGTGTATTGCGCTAGAACATCTGTTTGATTACGACGACTTCCGCAAGTTCCTGCAAGACTACTTCGAGGAACAGAAAAAGATGCGCGCCGTCTTTTCGCACCGATTCTTCGCGGCGAAGGCGGGATTCAGCAGTTCGTCTTACTGCCTGAACGTCATCCGCGGGCGCTTTAACCTCACGCCAAAGTCTATCGATAAAATTGCGAAGGCGATGGATTTCGAGCCGTTGCAGAAGGCGTATTTCGAGGCCCTGGTGCAGTACAACCAGGCGCAACAGGTGAACGAGCGCGAAAACGCCTGGGAACAGATTGTCCAAATCCGCAAACAAATCGAATTTACACACGTGACTACTCGTGAACAGGCCTACTTTAGCAAGTGGTACTATCCGGTGGTTCGCGAAATGGCGGTGAATGCCGACTGGCACGACGACTATATGGTGCTTGCCCGCATGCTTACGCCGCAAATCACGACCGAAGAGGCCCGCGACGCTGTCAAGAAACTTCTGGAATGGAATTTGATCAAGAAGGTGGGCGACCATTACGAAGAAACTTCGCAAATGCTCGATGCCGCCGAAATTCCGCCGATTTCTTTGCGCCAGATTCGCCGCGAATACATTCAGCATGCTATCGGTGCTGTAGAATCCATGCCCAAGAACGAACGTTTTGCGGCGTTCACCACCTTGGCCATGAGTGAAAGTTCTTATAATTACGCTGTCGAAGTTCTTGAAGACGCCCGCAAGAAGATTATTGCGAAGGCGGCGAACGATCCTAATGTGGAGCGGGTTTACGAGATGATGCTTGTGGCGTTCCCGATGAGTAAGAAGATTGAAAAGGAGGCAAAATAA